From the Thermococcus guaymasensis DSM 11113 genome, one window contains:
- a CDS encoding DUF257 family protein has product MGPLERPTLITKNDLSTVFSQMKHEGVKIIENSASVGAEFILHALIGYSKCKGIPLIIEDIFDTLPVYLSHLELMGVSFEDSDMKVIKVGGSQEAGQVLAKIRFENDPTIYRRKVERELEKIIPEDNYIYLVLGLERLLSIQDDTHTIRVILSSIKQNLSNERGMNVYLIEKPLIANLPFNPLPLLEDFATSVLELTDEEGELIRIRLKKSRLTLLMHTGYLLISPREALRWWE; this is encoded by the coding sequence ACGGTATTCAGCCAGATGAAACATGAAGGCGTCAAGATAATAGAAAACAGCGCCTCCGTTGGGGCTGAATTCATTCTTCACGCACTCATCGGGTACTCAAAGTGCAAAGGGATTCCCTTGATAATAGAGGACATCTTTGACACCCTGCCAGTTTACCTGTCCCACCTAGAGCTTATGGGGGTCAGCTTTGAAGACAGTGATATGAAGGTCATTAAGGTCGGCGGAAGTCAGGAAGCCGGTCAGGTTCTAGCCAAAATCCGTTTTGAAAACGACCCAACTATTTACAGGAGAAAGGTCGAGCGAGAGCTGGAAAAGATCATCCCTGAGGACAATTACATCTACCTAGTGCTGGGGCTAGAACGGCTTCTGTCCATTCAAGACGATACCCACACAATCCGAGTAATTCTCTCCTCAATAAAGCAGAACCTCAGCAACGAGAGGGGGATGAACGTGTACCTCATCGAAAAGCCCCTTATTGCGAACCTTCCATTCAATCCCCTACCCCTGCTGGAGGACTTTGCGACGTCTGTCTTAGAGTTAACGGACGAAGAGGGGGAGCTCATAAGAATCCGGCTCAAGAAGTCCCGCCTTACTCTCCTCATGCACACAGGATACCTGCTGATATCTCCCAGAGAAGCCCTCAGGTGGTGGGAGTGA
- the pbp11 gene encoding tRNA-binding protein Pbp11: MSFLRRFFGGRKKAEEIEIVSRKPVAKFKVEQSLNVLGKETLIGEVEGIIYPGYKVKGESVALVREIQKDRKKVDFAVDGDRVALVLEGKTNAKKGDVLEVYQS; encoded by the coding sequence GTGAGCTTCCTGAGGAGGTTCTTTGGGGGACGAAAAAAAGCCGAGGAAATAGAGATAGTTTCAAGGAAACCCGTCGCGAAGTTTAAGGTCGAGCAAAGCCTCAACGTTCTCGGAAAGGAGACGCTGATTGGAGAGGTTGAGGGCATAATCTACCCCGGATACAAGGTCAAGGGAGAAAGCGTTGCCCTAGTTCGGGAAATCCAGAAGGACAGGAAGAAAGTCGACTTTGCCGTTGACGGCGACAGGGTCGCGCTTGTTCTTGAGGGAAAGACAAACGCTAAAAAAGGAGACGTCC